GGACAGGTGTAGAAATAACTATGACCTTGTTGATATCTTCATGTTGAACTTAAAAGGTAAGCATTAGATTGGAAATGGATgggctgaggtgtgtgtgtgtgtgtgtgtgtgtctgtgtgtgtgtctgtgtgtgtgtgtgagagagagaggggggggcaaggggaggggagatgtagagcgagggaggggggaggtgtgGAGATCATAAGACAGGTTACCAGTCTCATTCTCGCCATCCATTATAGGGTCCTGAGACCATCAGTCTTGGAAGCAAGCCCCTTTATCAACTGAACCACCACCTAGCCCTTACTGTAATGACTTTTTAACTTTTGCTTGCCCTGGAACCCCTGAGAACcaactctttctgtttcctgcttcCCAGGGTAGAACCATTCCTGAGCTGTCCTGTGGTGTATGTTCTCTGAAGTACTGTATTCATGATATCTCTACATACTCTACTTACAGGCATATTttcaaactgaaaatatttaagttCAATAAAGTATTACTATTCCATGTTATAAAATAAGTCCTTATACTTAGTTTTCAGTCCCAACAGACCCTGCTGTCAGGATTAACTTGAGGGACAGGTTTAGGGTCCCTGAGATCTCCAGCCTGGGtggatggaggcaggcaggcagcccaCAGGGAGAACAGCTCTATCCTCATGGCTCCTTCtcacctccctttctcctctagcTGAGCCCAAGGTGACTGTGTACCCTGCAAAGACGCAGCCCCTGGAACACCACAACCTCCTGGTCTGCTCTGTGACTGACTTCTACCCTGGCAGCATTGAAGTCAGATGGTTCCGGAATGGCATGGAGGAGAAGACGGGAATTGTGTCCACCGGCCTGATCCGAAATGGAGACTGGACCTTCCAGACGCTGGTGATGCTGGAGACGGTTCCGGAGGGTGGAGAGGTTTACACCTGCCAGGTGGAGCATCCCAGCCTGAGCAGGCCTGTCACAGTGGAGTGGAGTGAGTGACAACTTCCAGCCTCTGGGAATGCCCGCCCACCAGCGAGAGGGCGTGGCTTATCTCTGCCTGTCAGCTTTCTCTGACCCTGTAAATCCCTGCCTACCAGGGAAGCACGTGGGTGACTCCACAAGgaaaaatgaatacaatttcCATGTTGCTAGCTTTTATTCCTCACCTAGTTCAACATCTATGCCCAGTACACTTAATTGAGTACACTTGATTAAGATGGAGGCCGTGTGGAAATGTCCCCAAACAGAAAATCACTGAAAAAGTACAGATCTAGATAGACTGGGTGATGGGACTGGGTGCCCTCTGGGTAGACTGGGTGAAGGGAATGGGTACTCTCTGCCAGTTTTGTCAGTGAAGACACATATCCCCAGTAAAGTCTATGGCATGAGCTGGGTTCTTTGTCAAGATTGGGGCAAAAGGAACCTATAAGGTTTATCCATGGCCCCAGAAAGACACACTTCCTCATGGACAGCAGCTATTAAGAGCAAAGTGGAGTTGCCATCATAGGCTTTTCAGCCACCATACAAAGGTTTGTTGATGGTCAAATTCTCCAATTTCGTTTCTTTAAGATGTAGAGGACTCAAGTAAGTTGCAGGTTCTCCACAGCACATTATTGACCACAGAGCTGGAAATAATCTTGGATCTAGTTACTTAGGAACTCCAGGTAGCTGCCTCAGTTTTTGTCATCTCACTTGTGCAAGTTACATGATCCCCACCCCTGAACATGCTTGATAGGCACAGGACCCAAGAGTCATGGCAGCTtctggacagatggacagatgacaCTGTCTCTCTTGGAAAAAGACAGAAGCAGTAACAGGATAAAGACAAAGGGCCACTCTAGCTTTGGGTCAGCATGGACTTGGTTCCTCTTGGTCTAGTTCCATTCTGAGTCTGTGCTGTGGCTGACTCTCTCATTAGGCAATGGCTCAGAAAATGCACAGGGGTACCACCATTGGCATCCTGTTCTGAATTGCTCCTTCACTGTTGTGTGTAGAGATGGACACAATTATCATGCATAGCATGCTATTGGACAACATTGTGATATGCAGCACTACCCAGCCACCAGCTGCAGCTGTTCAGTTAACAGAAATAATTTCATCAATTTCATTACAAGAAATGGCAGAGATGGATAAAGCAACTCTAGATGTTTTCATTCTCATCCATGGCTGCAGCTACTGTCTTCCACTTTTTCTGTGACTCTGAAATATCTTTCCAGAAGTGGCAAGTCCTAGCTACCCCAGTGCTCTGATATCAGGTGTTGAATTTGTGATAAAACCCACATCTGGCTTCCATCCTTAGGGGCTCGGTCCACATCTGCACAGAACAAGCTGGTGAGTGGAGCCATGGGCCTGGCACTCGGCCTGTTCATCCTCGCAGTGGGGCTGTCCTTCTATTTAAGGCAGCTGAGAGGTAAGAAGCCTGATGATGCCTGAGACTCCATAGCGTTTCATGTGGGAGAGTCCCTCGTGGCTTAGGTGTGGTTAAATTATCAGGGAGTTGGCAGAATCTCGGTGAAGATGCTCATCCTCCAGGTGATCCCAGACACTAAGCAACAGTCTGTGACTGCCAGAGGGAAACCTGTAGCCATAACTGGCAGTAACTTGCAGATAAGAGATTATTAAACACCCTGGCAGATCGGGTTGAGAAATTCACAGGAAAGGAAGAGCCACTGGGCACTGCCAGGGTCTGGCCAGGCAGTCAGCACTGAGCCTTGCTCCCTACACTTGGTAAAGACCTGTGCTCTGAAGCAGCATTGACTCTCAGCATGAGAAGTTCCTCCCTGCTCAGTGTTGACCTTTcaggagcagaaggaaggagtTCTCCCCATGTCTCCACGTCATGAACATGTCCCGCTTGGCTTGTGCTCCTCCCTTGACAGTGCTCCCCCAGAACCTGCCTCTTCCTGGCTCTGTGCTCCCTGATGGCTGCTCAACCTGGGCCTGTGCCTGGCAGCCCCTGGACAGAAGTCcatcccctgccctctcctctttccttgtattttttgacGTTTGGTGCATtggagctgatcctgtgacaTAATTCCTTATCACAATTTTCCTCAAATAAGAAGTTTTGAGGACaacatacagaaaacagaaaggaaagattaCATCATTGAAACATGACCTTCCT
This portion of the Mus pahari chromosome 18, PAHARI_EIJ_v1.1, whole genome shotgun sequence genome encodes:
- the LOC110335584 gene encoding H-2 class II histocompatibility antigen, I-E beta chain-like; the encoded protein is MVSLWLPRGPCVAAVILSLMALSPPVILVRDPRPRFLEQLKAECHYFNGKERVWSVTRFVYNQEEFARFNSDSGTFQAVTELGQPIVDYLNTQKDVLNNYRASVDRCRNNYDLVDIFMLNLKAEPKVTVYPAKTQPLEHHNLLVCSVTDFYPGSIEVRWFRNGMEEKTGIVSTGLIRNGDWTFQTLVMLETVPEGGEVYTCQVEHPSLSRPVTVEWRARSTSAQNKLVSGAMGLALGLFILAVGLSFYLRQLRAESVSHGAGEGAESSTSRLAGSQCGGSECHMGPGLSI